In the genome of Paludisphaera rhizosphaerae, one region contains:
- a CDS encoding HlyD/EmrA/EmrK family protein has protein sequence MSESGVAVDPSAPETAAKPAAVWRSILGGTLLGMAIGAGPLAIDLYFRARSLRDVALPTLLIVCPIVGIASGLAVSRHPYATGWRRPPGFFAEGPIPDDEREARARRLRKWVWTGFGVGIVAALVNAALDFAWRGWPYLGDALGMGMFLGPYFGALMGMNLGLRPGDPKPSLRNFRLSLSTVMILTAYLAFWLGLVVQTHQVTSAAKIALNNYHNAQSGGAVFQNLLDQQIQQAKRSENAKALRAGRIPDGLDPRQAAFLKSLDGTATEDYKKQRYALIANEEQRQADIGKSNVDVYGRIVDHYRAMAAKYAAAVERPWLPIEPDPPMPK, from the coding sequence ATGTCGGAGAGCGGTGTTGCGGTGGATCCGAGCGCGCCTGAAACCGCCGCAAAGCCGGCTGCGGTCTGGCGATCCATCCTGGGCGGGACGCTGCTCGGGATGGCGATCGGCGCCGGCCCCTTGGCGATCGATCTCTACTTTCGAGCAAGGAGCCTCCGCGATGTCGCCCTGCCGACGCTCCTGATCGTCTGCCCGATTGTCGGCATCGCCAGCGGGCTGGCGGTCAGTCGTCACCCTTACGCCACCGGCTGGCGCCGGCCGCCGGGCTTCTTCGCCGAGGGGCCGATTCCTGACGACGAACGAGAGGCGCGAGCCCGCCGCCTGCGCAAGTGGGTGTGGACGGGCTTCGGCGTCGGGATCGTGGCCGCCCTGGTGAACGCGGCGCTCGACTTCGCCTGGCGAGGCTGGCCCTATCTGGGGGATGCGTTGGGGATGGGGATGTTCCTCGGCCCTTACTTCGGCGCGCTGATGGGCATGAACCTGGGGCTGCGACCGGGCGATCCCAAGCCCTCGCTCCGCAACTTCCGCCTCAGCCTGTCGACGGTGATGATCCTGACGGCTTACCTGGCTTTCTGGCTGGGGTTGGTCGTGCAAACGCACCAGGTGACCTCGGCGGCAAAGATCGCCCTCAACAATTACCACAACGCGCAATCCGGCGGGGCGGTCTTCCAGAACCTTCTCGACCAGCAAATCCAGCAGGCGAAGCGGTCGGAGAACGCCAAGGCCCTCCGCGCCGGCCGAATCCCCGACGGCCTGGACCCACGTCAGGCCGCCTTCCTGAAGTCGCTCGACGGCACCGCGACCGAGGACTACAAGAAGCAGCGCTACGCCCTGATCGCCAACGAAGAACAGCGTCAGGCCGACATCGGCAAAAGCAACGTCGACGTCTACGGCCGGATCGTCGACCATTACAGGGCCATGGCCGCCAAGTACGCCGCCGCCGTCGAACGCCCCTGGCTCCCCATCGAGCCCGACCCGCCGATGCCGAAGTGA
- a CDS encoding HD domain-containing protein translates to MADERIRRQIAFLAAQMMYQRTESEYFTAKRKAAKQLGLEYRFRPGDLPSNAEIRDQIQAMARMHEGPKRLDTLREMRLEALRMMRLLARFRPRLIGSVWTGHVRRGSDIDLHVFSDSLSLITDVLDEHGLSYDVQHKRIVKYGEERVFTHVHIDDRHPFELTVYPEDKVHFVFKSSITGKAIERASIAELEAFLKAEEPDVDLDFEVERVEDHVDRFEIYRMLLKPLEGVKQNPKYHPEGDALYHSLQVFELAREERGYDEEFLLAALLHDVGKAIDSSDHVAAGLQALEGMITPRTETLIALHMDALAYRQGTLGARARLRLEQSEEFDDLMLLRELDSRGRQRGAIVCELEEALEYLRDLAEENGE, encoded by the coding sequence ATGGCCGACGAACGCATCCGGCGGCAGATCGCCTTTCTAGCCGCCCAGATGATGTACCAGCGCACGGAGTCCGAGTACTTCACCGCCAAGCGCAAGGCCGCAAAACAGCTTGGCCTGGAGTATCGGTTCCGTCCCGGAGACCTCCCCTCCAACGCCGAGATCCGCGACCAGATCCAGGCCATGGCCCGCATGCACGAGGGCCCCAAACGCCTGGACACGCTCCGCGAGATGCGGCTGGAGGCCCTTCGCATGATGCGCCTGCTGGCGCGGTTCCGCCCCCGGCTGATCGGCAGCGTCTGGACGGGGCACGTCCGACGCGGGTCGGACATCGACCTGCACGTCTTCAGCGACTCACTGTCGCTGATCACCGACGTCCTGGACGAGCACGGCCTTTCGTACGACGTCCAGCACAAGCGGATCGTCAAGTACGGCGAGGAGCGCGTCTTCACCCACGTCCACATCGACGACCGCCACCCCTTCGAGTTGACCGTCTACCCGGAGGACAAGGTCCACTTCGTCTTCAAGAGCAGCATCACCGGCAAGGCCATCGAGCGCGCCTCGATCGCCGAGCTGGAGGCGTTCCTGAAGGCCGAGGAGCCGGACGTCGACCTGGACTTCGAGGTCGAGCGGGTCGAGGACCACGTCGACCGCTTCGAGATCTACCGGATGCTGCTGAAGCCGCTGGAAGGCGTGAAGCAGAACCCCAAGTACCACCCGGAGGGGGACGCCCTCTACCACAGCCTCCAGGTCTTCGAGCTGGCCCGCGAGGAGCGCGGGTACGACGAGGAGTTCCTCCTGGCGGCGCTTCTGCACGACGTCGGCAAGGCGATCGACTCGTCCGACCACGTCGCCGCCGGGCTCCAGGCGCTTGAGGGGATGATCACGCCGAGGACCGAGACGCTGATCGCCCTGCACATGGACGCCCTCGCGTACCGTCAGGGAACGCTCGGCGCCCGCGCCCGGCTCCGGCTGGAGCAGTCCGAGGAGTTCGACGACCTGATGCTCCTCCGTGAGCTGGACTCCCGAGGCCGCCAGCGCGGGGCGATCGTCTGCGAGCTGGAGGAAGCCCTGGAATATCTCCGCGATCTCGCCGAAGAGAACGGAGAATAG
- a CDS encoding ankyrin repeat domain-containing protein, translating to MSDDEPDEIPSHHNASRRAMAETFFRGRTTYEAYDGLEEARKHADAVAILDSSDDETLAVFPVRLIDADGPTMDRLIDALEDVLRGLRGEKPRGRRKSRGRVFFEPPALVSEYVRANPDGVSFDEELAGLGLETAVEAVFRGEATDLDPAAVDRISLMQEWWPALERRDVDAVGSLLDQGVPIDARDVEGATALLIAARKGYAGLSRLLLDRGADPNAADRATWTPMTAAASIEKPALIEAIEAAGGLKGLREAVLLGDVDLARKLLDETPTLDVSADARTSDGHSFLAVAADRGRLEMCRFLIDRGADLESTGGDFGWTALTLAAAAGHAAVVELLLDRGAQIKPDQGDGHSPLSLAAKNGREDVARLLLGRGAPRGLMEAVVLGDVAGVAAALAPGANPDPADLCDALDAAVDRGDAAIVRMILDHGPATLPADCGGRELLGHAAKAGRLDVVKLLVERGVDPRKPDLDGFTPLARAERAGHSDVVRFLRGLR from the coding sequence ATGTCCGACGATGAGCCGGACGAAATACCGAGCCACCACAACGCCAGCCGCCGGGCCATGGCGGAGACGTTCTTCCGGGGCCGAACGACGTATGAGGCGTACGACGGTCTGGAAGAAGCCCGCAAGCACGCGGACGCGGTGGCCATCCTGGATTCAAGCGATGATGAGACGCTCGCGGTCTTTCCTGTCCGGCTGATCGACGCCGACGGCCCGACGATGGATCGACTGATCGACGCGCTTGAGGACGTTCTTCGCGGCCTGCGAGGGGAGAAGCCGCGGGGGCGGAGGAAATCGCGCGGGCGGGTCTTCTTCGAGCCGCCGGCGCTGGTGTCGGAGTACGTCCGCGCCAATCCGGACGGAGTCTCGTTCGACGAGGAGTTGGCCGGGCTCGGCCTGGAGACCGCCGTGGAAGCCGTCTTCCGCGGCGAGGCGACCGACCTGGACCCCGCCGCCGTGGACCGGATCTCCTTGATGCAGGAGTGGTGGCCGGCCCTCGAGCGTCGGGACGTCGACGCGGTGGGTTCGCTGCTCGACCAGGGCGTCCCAATCGACGCCCGCGACGTGGAGGGGGCGACCGCGCTGCTGATCGCCGCTCGCAAAGGATACGCCGGACTCTCCCGCCTGCTGCTGGACCGCGGCGCGGACCCGAACGCGGCCGACCGCGCGACGTGGACCCCCATGACCGCCGCGGCCTCGATCGAGAAGCCTGCGCTGATCGAGGCGATCGAGGCGGCCGGCGGCCTGAAGGGGCTTCGCGAGGCCGTCCTCCTGGGGGACGTGGACCTGGCGCGGAAGCTCCTCGACGAAACTCCGACGCTCGACGTCTCGGCCGACGCCCGCACATCGGACGGCCATTCGTTCCTGGCGGTCGCCGCCGACCGGGGACGCCTGGAGATGTGTCGATTCCTGATCGATCGCGGCGCCGACCTCGAATCGACGGGCGGCGACTTCGGCTGGACGGCCCTGACCCTGGCTGCGGCGGCCGGTCACGCGGCCGTCGTCGAGTTGCTGCTGGACCGCGGCGCGCAGATCAAGCCCGACCAGGGGGACGGCCACTCGCCGCTCTCGCTCGCCGCGAAGAACGGGCGCGAGGACGTCGCCCGGCTGCTGCTCGGCCGTGGGGCGCCCCGAGGGCTGATGGAGGCCGTCGTGCTCGGAGACGTAGCGGGAGTCGCCGCCGCGCTCGCGCCGGGCGCGAACCCCGACCCGGCCGACCTCTGCGACGCCCTTGACGCCGCCGTCGACCGTGGCGACGCCGCCATCGTCCGCATGATCCTCGACCACGGCCCGGCCACGCTCCCGGCCGACTGCGGCGGCCGCGAACTGCTGGGCCACGCCGCCAAGGCCGGCCGGCTCGACGTCGTCAAGCTCCTCGTCGAACGGGGCGTCGACCCACGCAAGCCCGACCTCGACGGCTTCACCCCCCTGGCCCGCGCCGAGCGCGCCGGCCATTCGGACGTCGTCCGGTTCCTCCGCGGGCTGAGGTGA
- a CDS encoding sialate O-acetylesterase, whose translation MFRMRVLLAAVATTAAFTTAQADVKMPAIFGDHMVLQRDMPLNVWGWAAPGEEVTVKFHGQTRTTKGGDDGKWSVVLEPVGVGGPFEMVVSGKNSITFNDILMGEVWVCSGQSNMQWSVNSATDSDLEIAAAKYPNIRLISVPQVGTQEPQKDFKGQWKVCSPETVGPFSAVGYFFGRQLHETLGVPVGLINDAWGGSACEAWVPRDKLAADAKYKDLLTAWEEREKGFEAAKKKYEDAKAKAKADGKPAPNPNQDPENQMKGNSRPGNIYNGVLLPTIGYGIKGAIWYQGESNAGRAYQYRDLFPLMIQTWREQWGQGNFPFYWVQLADFMAEKPEPADSTWAELREAQTMTMKRLPNTGEAVIIDLGEGKDIHPKNKQEVAKRLVRWALARDYGVNIPYQSPTYRSMEKQGNKVVLTFDHVAKGFRPFDVADLRGFSIAGPDQKFVWAQAKVVGPDKVEVWSDKVAEPASVRYAWADNPVCNLYSGADLPVTPFRTDDWPGVTVNTTR comes from the coding sequence ATGTTCCGCATGCGCGTTCTTCTGGCTGCGGTCGCGACGACGGCCGCCTTCACGACGGCCCAGGCCGACGTGAAGATGCCGGCGATCTTCGGCGATCACATGGTTCTTCAGCGCGATATGCCGCTGAACGTCTGGGGGTGGGCCGCGCCCGGCGAGGAGGTCACGGTCAAGTTCCACGGCCAGACCCGCACCACGAAGGGGGGCGACGACGGCAAGTGGAGCGTCGTCCTGGAGCCCGTGGGCGTCGGCGGCCCGTTCGAGATGGTCGTCTCCGGCAAGAACTCGATCACCTTCAACGACATCCTCATGGGCGAGGTCTGGGTCTGCTCCGGCCAGTCGAACATGCAGTGGTCGGTCAACAGCGCGACGGACTCCGACCTGGAGATCGCCGCGGCCAAGTACCCGAACATCCGGCTCATCTCCGTGCCCCAGGTCGGCACGCAAGAACCGCAGAAGGACTTCAAGGGCCAGTGGAAGGTCTGCTCGCCGGAGACCGTCGGGCCGTTCTCGGCCGTCGGCTACTTCTTCGGCCGCCAGCTCCACGAGACCCTCGGCGTCCCCGTCGGCCTGATCAACGACGCCTGGGGCGGATCCGCCTGCGAGGCCTGGGTCCCCCGCGACAAGCTCGCCGCCGACGCCAAGTACAAGGATCTTCTCACCGCCTGGGAAGAGCGCGAGAAGGGCTTCGAGGCCGCCAAGAAGAAGTATGAAGACGCCAAGGCGAAGGCCAAGGCCGATGGCAAGCCGGCCCCGAATCCGAACCAGGACCCCGAAAATCAGATGAAGGGGAATTCCCGCCCCGGCAACATCTACAACGGCGTGCTGCTGCCGACGATCGGCTACGGCATCAAGGGCGCCATCTGGTATCAAGGCGAATCCAACGCCGGCCGCGCCTACCAGTATCGCGACCTCTTCCCGCTCATGATCCAGACCTGGCGCGAGCAGTGGGGACAGGGGAACTTCCCCTTCTACTGGGTCCAACTCGCCGACTTCATGGCGGAAAAGCCCGAGCCCGCCGACAGCACCTGGGCCGAACTGCGCGAGGCCCAGACGATGACCATGAAGCGGCTGCCGAACACCGGCGAGGCCGTCATCATCGACCTGGGCGAAGGGAAGGACATCCATCCCAAGAACAAGCAGGAGGTCGCCAAGCGACTCGTTCGCTGGGCGCTCGCCCGCGACTATGGCGTGAACATCCCCTACCAGAGCCCGACCTACCGCTCGATGGAGAAGCAGGGGAACAAGGTCGTCCTGACCTTCGACCACGTCGCCAAGGGCTTCCGGCCGTTCGACGTCGCCGATCTTCGCGGGTTCTCGATCGCGGGCCCCGACCAGAAGTTCGTCTGGGCGCAGGCGAAGGTCGTCGGCCCGGACAAGGTCGAGGTCTGGTCCGACAAGGTCGCCGAACCCGCCTCCGTCCGCTACGCCTGGGCCGACAACCCGGTCTGCAACCTCTACAGCGGCGCCGACCTCCCCGTCACCCCGTTCCGCACCGACGACTGGCCGGGCGTAACCGTCAACACGACGCGCTGA
- a CDS encoding endonuclease III domain-containing protein, with amino-acid sequence MQPPGPEPWDADEAFRRLRKAVRGYAKAAVFDLRDRGFGSPFQVLVSSLISARTRDETTLAVCLRLFPLAPTPSAMLALGEESLVEQLRPATFPEPKARDILALSRRILDDHGGEVPETMEGLTAFRGVGPKIAALTLAVAFDVPIIPVDVHVHRIANRWGIVATRTPEQTMTALEKVLPKRLWIETNERLVPFGKHVCTAAAPRCSTCLLLSMCRRVGVEKSR; translated from the coding sequence ATGCAGCCACCCGGACCCGAGCCCTGGGACGCCGACGAGGCGTTTCGACGGCTGCGCAAGGCGGTGCGCGGGTACGCCAAGGCGGCGGTCTTCGACCTCCGCGACCGGGGGTTCGGCTCTCCGTTCCAGGTCCTCGTCTCCAGCCTGATCTCAGCCCGGACCCGCGACGAGACGACGTTGGCCGTCTGCCTGCGGCTGTTTCCCCTCGCCCCGACCCCCTCGGCGATGCTGGCGCTGGGGGAGGAAAGTCTGGTCGAACAGCTTCGCCCGGCGACGTTTCCCGAGCCCAAGGCGCGCGACATCCTCGCGCTGTCTCGGCGGATCCTCGACGATCACGGCGGCGAGGTTCCCGAGACGATGGAAGGGCTGACGGCTTTCCGAGGCGTCGGCCCCAAGATCGCGGCACTGACCTTGGCCGTGGCGTTCGACGTGCCGATCATCCCGGTCGACGTTCACGTCCACCGGATCGCCAACCGCTGGGGGATCGTCGCGACTCGCACGCCCGAGCAGACCATGACCGCCCTGGAGAAGGTCTTGCCGAAACGCCTCTGGATCGAGACCAACGAGCGGCTGGTCCCCTTCGGCAAGCACGTCTGCACGGCCGCCGCGCCGAGGTGCTCGACGTGCCTGCTGCTGTCGATGTGCCGGCGGGTGGGCGTCGAGAAGAGCCGCTGA
- a CDS encoding patatin-like phospholipase family protein yields the protein MADASEGTAEKPQRGVGGGFRMAALAWVVLTLAPWHLLYVMSFAEEGARKGVADPQRVVTVARGGGSAADSNLPTVARIFHDSQWTILAIVAGLTVLSTWRLYPILWRAIHDGFANHLVMLGIVFLLWLVYGGLSGMGMPGLFWSPARDNQFMAGLAATLFVFWMLYLLFVSDYEAHREDPEHRIWTRLGPALRTFLPAWLARFIPDRPSVSGQMGWFVFFAAAPFVNMLALPAMLPSIRAGAVQEIVAEPWLAGLAAGVAAAVLVVATRIPTRLNELRRQALAGRFDLGHLWRLDADRIDPEGHARNMLIIVGLLYLASWVFPDATRRLFPPAFSLCILLGVIATTVVWLGMGGHWKSRAIVAAAVLVLVAASGMLDYDVVVRDLAGRTLGAPDLYPTPLEQYRYHLSLSESKPTSYGRVVDLTEFQKSRKLSEGREDFKVREAMLDRWLAGIKREAPEAGGSAKPVVVVVTTSGGALRAGVWTESVLRKLDEAFPGFHRHARLITGASGGMLGAARYVARHALQPEQPHVMEEGGPQPDFLGPIAWQIAFRDFLPNALLPLPVYNRGDRLEDSWLAYAPELGTTFGAIAGAEHSGSIPSIVFSPMLVEDGRRVLISNLPLADLTVHLHGVLLDESRDDLIKRYLEGKPKDKEGRVKTEADVDDYDLEYPALSSFSAMEFSKLFAQERALDHLRLASAVRMSATFPFITSVVALPTFPARHVVDAGYYDNYGVDLASSWIQSHKDWLRRNASGVLVVQIRAFRNEKRLKILDQEAYAPLTPQAEARPGVYEWVAWGAGLVPQFLTMLSDGARAVAIPAQGVAMARESSMFFRNDESLQMLHDNFRRLTGDDEFFRTVVFTCDTIQVGQASQNVETLNWYIDPVEYRQIERNMDPFDAEQQTGRERNHLRLNRLKDWWRSRGGEATPD from the coding sequence ATGGCGGACGCCAGCGAAGGCACGGCGGAGAAGCCCCAGCGCGGGGTGGGCGGCGGGTTTCGCATGGCGGCCCTGGCCTGGGTCGTGCTGACCCTGGCTCCGTGGCACCTGCTCTACGTGATGTCATTCGCCGAGGAGGGCGCCAGGAAGGGCGTGGCCGACCCGCAACGGGTCGTCACCGTGGCTCGCGGCGGCGGCAGCGCGGCCGACTCGAACCTGCCCACGGTGGCCCGGATCTTCCACGACTCGCAGTGGACCATCCTCGCAATCGTCGCGGGCCTGACGGTCCTCTCGACGTGGCGGTTGTACCCGATCCTCTGGCGGGCGATCCACGACGGGTTCGCCAACCACCTGGTGATGCTGGGGATCGTCTTCCTGCTCTGGCTGGTCTACGGCGGGCTCTCCGGCATGGGGATGCCCGGCCTCTTCTGGAGCCCCGCGCGCGACAACCAGTTCATGGCCGGTCTGGCGGCGACCCTCTTCGTCTTCTGGATGCTCTACCTGCTGTTCGTCAGCGACTACGAGGCCCACCGCGAGGATCCCGAGCATCGGATCTGGACCCGCCTGGGACCGGCCCTGCGGACGTTCCTTCCCGCATGGCTCGCCCGATTCATCCCCGATCGGCCGTCGGTCAGCGGCCAGATGGGGTGGTTCGTCTTCTTCGCCGCGGCCCCGTTCGTCAACATGCTCGCCCTGCCGGCCATGCTCCCCTCGATCCGCGCCGGCGCGGTGCAGGAGATCGTGGCCGAGCCCTGGCTGGCGGGCCTGGCGGCAGGCGTGGCGGCGGCCGTCCTTGTGGTCGCCACCCGGATCCCGACGAGGCTCAACGAGCTGCGGCGTCAAGCGCTGGCCGGCCGGTTCGACCTGGGCCACCTCTGGCGGCTCGACGCCGACCGGATCGACCCGGAAGGCCACGCGCGGAACATGCTGATCATCGTCGGGCTCTTGTATCTGGCGTCCTGGGTTTTCCCCGACGCCACCCGGCGTCTGTTCCCGCCCGCCTTCTCGCTGTGCATCCTCTTGGGGGTGATCGCCACGACGGTGGTCTGGCTGGGGATGGGTGGTCACTGGAAGTCTCGGGCGATCGTCGCGGCCGCCGTGCTCGTCCTGGTGGCGGCGTCGGGAATGCTCGACTACGACGTGGTGGTCCGCGACCTCGCCGGCCGGACGCTGGGCGCGCCAGACCTCTATCCCACGCCCCTGGAGCAGTACCGCTACCACCTGAGCCTCAGCGAATCCAAACCGACCTCGTACGGCCGGGTGGTCGACCTGACCGAGTTCCAGAAGTCCCGCAAGCTTTCCGAGGGCCGCGAGGACTTCAAGGTCCGCGAGGCGATGCTCGACCGCTGGCTGGCCGGGATCAAGCGGGAAGCCCCGGAAGCCGGCGGCTCGGCCAAGCCGGTGGTCGTGGTGGTGACGACCAGCGGCGGCGCCCTCCGCGCAGGGGTCTGGACCGAGAGCGTGCTCCGCAAGCTGGACGAGGCCTTCCCGGGCTTCCATCGCCACGCCCGGCTCATCACCGGGGCGTCCGGTGGGATGCTCGGCGCGGCGAGGTACGTCGCGCGGCACGCCCTCCAACCCGAACAGCCGCACGTGATGGAGGAGGGGGGGCCGCAGCCCGACTTCCTCGGCCCGATCGCCTGGCAGATCGCCTTCCGAGACTTCCTCCCCAACGCCCTCCTCCCCCTGCCGGTCTACAACCGAGGCGACCGGCTGGAAGACTCCTGGCTCGCCTACGCGCCCGAGTTGGGGACGACCTTCGGCGCGATCGCCGGGGCGGAACACTCCGGCTCGATCCCGTCGATCGTCTTCTCGCCGATGCTCGTGGAAGACGGCCGGCGGGTTCTGATCTCCAACCTCCCTCTGGCCGACCTGACCGTCCACCTCCACGGCGTGCTGCTGGACGAGAGCCGCGACGACCTCATCAAGCGCTACCTCGAAGGAAAGCCCAAGGACAAGGAAGGCCGGGTGAAGACCGAGGCCGACGTCGACGATTACGACCTGGAGTACCCGGCCCTCAGCTCGTTCTCGGCGATGGAGTTCTCCAAGCTGTTCGCCCAGGAACGGGCGCTCGACCACCTCCGGCTGGCCTCGGCCGTGAGGATGAGCGCGACGTTCCCGTTCATTACCTCGGTCGTCGCCCTGCCGACGTTCCCGGCTCGGCACGTCGTGGACGCCGGCTACTACGACAACTACGGCGTCGACCTGGCCTCGTCCTGGATTCAGTCCCACAAGGACTGGCTCCGCCGGAACGCGTCCGGCGTGCTGGTCGTGCAGATCCGGGCCTTCCGCAACGAGAAGCGGCTGAAGATCCTGGATCAAGAAGCCTACGCGCCGCTCACTCCCCAGGCCGAGGCCCGTCCCGGAGTCTACGAATGGGTCGCCTGGGGGGCGGGGCTCGTCCCGCAGTTCCTCACCATGCTGAGCGACGGAGCGAGGGCGGTCGCCATCCCGGCGCAGGGGGTCGCCATGGCCCGGGAGTCGTCGATGTTCTTCCGGAACGACGAGAGCCTGCAAATGCTCCACGACAACTTCCGCCGGCTCACCGGCGACGACGAGTTCTTCCGCACCGTCGTCTTCACCTGCGACACGATCCAGGTCGGCCAGGCGTCCCAGAACGTCGAGACCCTCAACTGGTACATCGACCCGGTCGAGTACCGTCAGATCGAGCGCAACATGGACCCTTTCGACGCCGAGCAGCAGACCGGCCGCGAGCGCAACCACCTGCGGTTGAACCGCCTCAAGGACTGGTGGCGGTCGCGCGGCGGAGAAGCCACGCCGGATTGA
- a CDS encoding ankyrin repeat domain-containing protein, with translation MADLPPHHSPSRNWVVEYHSHPSLRYEAFRDMAEARGRADALAILDDADGKTLATYPLRRIEASEEDLNQLLVELEDVAARLRDWPPPEAHGRVFYEPPDVFRLIYDTAVDRLWLHEDLYLAGLGGAVEAVFRGVASRLDPEAVARIPLVQEWWPAVEKGDLDAVRGLLERGVPVDTPDKWRKTALDHASRAGEPAMIRLLLDRGADPNTVDHSSWTSVTAAARWADRGVVEMLIAAGGRVGLREAVLMGDVDLAREILEAEPTIDVSASARFVYSYSFLMLAVSKGDLDMVRLLIDRGADLRSTDDDIGYQALGIAAADGRTAFVELLLDRGADIDHEDWSGRTALAEAAAFGHDEAVALLIARGARRSLPDAAYLGDEALVARLLADGADPGREPDFASPLRIAVKRGHAAIVARLLNAGPVENWSGYSSDRTMVAEAAATGRLDVVRVLVDHGLDPREVGGDGLSPLEWAEREGHAEVADYLRGLT, from the coding sequence ATGGCCGATCTTCCGCCGCACCATTCGCCGTCCCGAAACTGGGTGGTCGAGTATCATTCGCACCCCTCGCTGCGGTATGAGGCGTTTCGCGACATGGCCGAGGCGAGGGGGCGGGCCGATGCGCTGGCGATCCTGGACGACGCCGACGGCAAGACGCTCGCCACCTATCCGTTGCGGCGGATCGAGGCGTCCGAGGAGGATTTGAACCAACTGCTCGTCGAGTTGGAGGACGTCGCGGCGAGACTCCGTGACTGGCCGCCGCCCGAAGCCCACGGTCGAGTTTTCTACGAGCCCCCGGACGTTTTCCGGCTCATATACGACACGGCCGTGGACCGCCTCTGGCTCCATGAAGACCTTTACCTCGCCGGCCTGGGCGGTGCCGTCGAGGCCGTGTTCCGAGGCGTCGCCTCACGGCTGGATCCCGAGGCGGTGGCCAGGATTCCGCTGGTCCAGGAATGGTGGCCGGCCGTGGAAAAGGGCGATTTGGACGCCGTGCGCGGGCTGCTCGAGCGCGGGGTTCCCGTCGATACGCCCGACAAGTGGCGGAAGACGGCCCTGGACCACGCCTCCCGAGCGGGGGAGCCCGCGATGATCCGCCTACTTCTCGACCGCGGGGCCGATCCGAACACGGTCGACCACTCGTCATGGACGTCGGTCACAGCCGCGGCACGCTGGGCCGATCGCGGCGTGGTGGAGATGCTGATCGCCGCCGGCGGCCGGGTCGGCCTCCGCGAGGCCGTCCTGATGGGAGACGTCGATCTGGCGCGGGAAATCCTTGAGGCCGAGCCGACGATCGACGTCTCGGCCAGCGCTCGATTCGTTTATTCGTACTCTTTCCTCATGCTCGCCGTCTCGAAAGGCGACCTGGATATGGTCCGCCTCTTGATCGACCGCGGGGCGGACCTGAGGTCAACGGACGACGACATCGGTTACCAAGCTCTGGGGATCGCCGCGGCGGATGGTCGCACGGCGTTCGTCGAGTTGCTGCTGGACCGCGGGGCAGACATCGACCACGAAGATTGGTCCGGCCGTACCGCACTCGCCGAGGCGGCGGCCTTCGGTCACGATGAGGCCGTCGCCTTGCTGATCGCCCGGGGAGCGAGGCGCAGCCTGCCGGACGCGGCCTATCTGGGCGACGAAGCGCTCGTTGCGCGATTGCTCGCAGACGGGGCCGATCCCGGGCGCGAGCCCGACTTCGCCTCCCCCTTGCGGATCGCCGTCAAGCGCGGCCATGCGGCGATCGTCGCCCGCCTGCTGAACGCGGGGCCGGTGGAGAACTGGTCAGGATACAGTTCCGACCGCACGATGGTCGCCGAGGCCGCCGCGACAGGTCGGCTCGATGTCGTCCGGGTGCTGGTCGACCACGGCCTGGATCCTCGCGAGGTTGGGGGCGACGGGCTTTCCCCTCTCGAATGGGCGGAACGGGAGGGACATGCGGAGGTCGCGGATTATCTTCGCGGGTTGACGTGA